The genomic stretch TTCGTTCGTTTGCTTACAATTGTATCATACATGTTGATGGCTTCTTGGATTTTAATCTCATatatgcaacaaaaatatcaCGTATATAGTCTCCGAAAGAACTCTCGTTTCATGCCCGCAATGGTGCGTGGGGCACACATACTGCTGATGAGCAGTTCCAATGTGGAGCTGATCGGCCAACTCTCAGTAGCAGTTCTCGTCTCTGTTTGCAGCCGCTTCGAGTTGGACTCCAGCAAGAGCTTGTATTCCTCCTTGGGCATCACCTCCAGGTGCCGAACGGTGAGACGCACTCTAGCAAGGAGCTCCCTAAATTTGGATTGAGTCAAGTAATCGGTTTCCCACAGCTTCCGTTTGTGCTCCTCGCTCTCGGCATTCTGTACGGCCTGCTGGAACTGGGCATACAGTTCGCTGGGCGTCGAGGATATGTCCTCCAGTTGATTGGGATTCAGTAGATACTGCTTCGTCTGTTCACTTTCGCCCTTGACAAAGCTCTCGACAATGTGGTTGACCAGAAACTCGTCCAGGGCCAGGTCCATGTCGTCCTTGAGAGGCACCCAGTAGTTGAGACTGAGCGATGTCTCCGTCGCCTCCACATAGTGCCACCAGTGACGGGGCACGATGATCGCTATACTCCAGTAAGCGCGGCAGCTTATCCCGCGCAGGGGCATAGAAGTTGTCCAGACAGTATACGCTAGACTCCCCGCAGCCAAAAGAGATATGTAGACCTTGCAATGAGTACCTGCCACTAACTAAGGGGCACTGCACAGGCAAAAAAGCAGCCAGAATACGCATTGCCATTGCTGGGGGACCATATCCCCTCACATTGAACTATGAAAATCAGGACACTACGGcgatattcatatatattttaggaATTTTGTAagttgaaaataaaaagtcTTATGTTGATAGAaatattaatgaaattaaacgAGGATTCTTCAGAAAAATCCATTTTTTTGGTTCTACTCCATATTGTCTGGCACGTCGTCAAATTCAACCGGCAGTGTCTGGGACCATGAGGCCACCGATGTCTTCGGCGAAAATGGTTCATTGGTCGTTGGGGTCCAGATGAGCTTACGTCGTACATTAGCATGGTGCTTTTCTAGCCGCTTCCTGTTGTTGTACCTGACATACATTCGGCTCCGATCGCTCACTTTGTAGTTGCTTTCCTGATCCCCgggaaaaaaaatcaagagtTCTCTATCCAAATTCCGGCTTTTGCTTATCGACAGTGGAATTTTTTTCATAACGAAATAGTCGGCGATGGTATTTATGGCAATTCTTCTTAGATTCGGAGTCAGGGGCTCCGGTCGGCCCACGCGCTTCAGCACCGCCGTCGCCCCAACTTCCCTTAAAATGACGGCAGCCGTGTTGGTCGCAAAGGGCTGATTCACTTCAGACACTGCACTGTAGTGGTTGGAGGAAGGTGCCGCCATTATAGCCCCAAATACGCTGCTGGGCGCAAACGAGGGGGTATGCGCCTGGATTGGCCGGCACCCCATGGGCATCTTTGGCTTCCCAGTGTTTACAGTCGGTGGAAAGGCGCAAAAGCTGATAAGCGACGAAGTCGGAGCCGGTGCATCCTCACTAGGGGCATCCTCCCAAGGTGCATCCTCCCAAGGTGCATCCTTATTAGGGGCATCCTCCCAAGGTGCATCCTCATTAGGGGCATCCTCCCAAGGTACATCCTCACTGAAGGCATATCCATGGGGGGCATCCTCCACGACACTGCCTGCATTTGACGGCGTCTTCTGCTCCACTTTTGTCCCATTCACTATTGCGGCGTTCCCAGCTTGCTGCGCAGCCGACGAGGGCGACGAGGACGCCTTTGACGGCGTCTTCAGCTCCACTTTTGTCCCATTCACTATTGCAGTGGCGATCCCAGCTTACAGCGCAACAGAAGCCCACGAGGACGCCTTTGACGGCGTCGTCTGCTTGAATCCCCAAGGAGTAACCAAGCTCCTTCTCCGGCGTCGCCAATCTGAAAAAGGTTAATTCAAATAGATTTGATTCGAGTTTTTACCGCCGAAATCGGCCAAACAACTCACCCGTCCATGGTCCCGCTTAGATTTGCTGTATCCGCGGCGTCGTTTTTCACCATTATGTTTCCTCTTCATCTACGAGCTCGGAAGCAGCACAAAAAGGATTGCAAATTTTCCGTTGCAAATTCTGATCTGACTGCTGCACAGTGGGTGAAGCGGCCCATTTGGTTGCCAAATTACAGCAAACATAGGAAAAACTAGAGATTGACCGTGCCGTCCACTGTGCGCTGTCGCGGTAAGCCATTTTTTAGcattcttcatcttcatcttcgaGCGCTCGGAAGCAGCACAAAAAGGATGGCAAAATTTCCTTTCGTTGCTatgagagcgaaagagaagcAAGAGTTCTGATCTACTGCCGCACAGTGGGTCAAGcttaaacaattttcaaattgcgtttatacatatatattttatatattacatatatgatattatatatattgttggaaacaaaacaaaagacccATGGAAAGAACGGGACAGTATTGACCGTTTTCGGCCCACTGTGAGCCGCCTCGGGATTTGACCAGACGAACACCTACACTTTGACTGTCGCCATTTCCAACTAGACTGCGACCGCGTTCACTTCAGTCGGGTGTAAAATGAACTTGGAAGAGGTTTTCATACGCCACCCGCTGTTGGCTGCCCGTGGACGCGATGTGCGGCGAGCCATCAGATACGTGGAGCGGCAGTCCCACTTGATAGAGCTGAACTGTGGGCTTATCAACATGGTGTCAAACTTGCAACTTTTCGGGGAGCAGCCTTTTGTCCTCATTTTCGATGAGTTTCATTTCAGGCACGTACCCAAAGTAAGTTCCTCTTTAACAGTCTCTTTATATCATATTAAGTAGTATATTTACAGGTGCTCCTCAGCCGCTGGAAATCTTTGGCCATTGCAGCTGCAAATATGGACGGCACAAAATTCAAGTTTCTGTACCTGCAGGTGGTCCCTACAGACGTGCACGTTTTGGGCAGCAATGAGATATATGAAGGACTAAAAGTCGTAGTCACTTCAATTCTCAACCTGGGCTTGGCCCAAAATGTGTGCGGCGTAATATCGGACAGGCGCAGGGCCAATTTGAAGTCGCTGCAGTATGTCGCAAACTATTTCCCGGTCCTGTGGGACGAGGTCCATATGAAGAAGAAATTGGTCACGCGGTATAAAGATACGGTGGATAGATTAGGCAAAATCTACGGAAGCACCTTTGACCGAAACACATGGAAACAGAAGTTTTCAGAAATAACCAGCAGCACGCCCAATGAACTAGAGGAGTTTAATTCGAACGAAGTTTTAAACTTAAAAAAGCTATTGGCGCTGAACTTCGCGAAATCGTCTACACCTCTTAACTTGAGCAGAGTCAATAGCTCCGATCTCGAGCTGCGTGGATTCATCCTCACCTCCCATGTGTACGATATTCTTAAATTTATCCACGTTACAGATGCGGATAAATTCACCGACATACGGGCTGcaatacaatatttttccCGCGTGGTAGGCATTGTAACCTTTATATATAATTAGATAGAGTaaaatatacgtacatatatacatatatatatataaatcagGTGATTTTAAATACTAATGATGGGCGGACTATCCGAATCTTAAGGCTAATGTCCCTGTCCAGGACAGTCCCTTCTTAGGAGTTCTTCTGTGACCTCCGTGTAGTTGGAGAGTGCATACTCCCCGTTCTCGTCCGAAGGAAGCCTGGCCAGCCAGGGCATTGTAGTGCCGGCACGCAGGCAACCGACAATTTAGTTGGCATAGTCCAGATCCTTGGTGAAGAGAGCGGCGGCAAGGTCGTACTCCGAGTTGTTGGCACGTTCGATGACCCCGTCGAGCTTCTTGAATCGAATCAGCTGCTGGACGGCCCCGAATATCTTGTCTCGGACATCGGCGAACACCGTTGGCTGGACAAAGTAGCCGGGAAGGCATTCGAGACGGCTACCGCCGGCCACCAGATTGGCGCCCTGCTGGATCATGCCAAGGATCTTATCCATCTGCTCCTGGTTGATCTGGGGATCCTGCTTGGTGTTCAGATCTAAGGGATTGCCCACGGTCCTCTTCTTGGCACGCTCTGCACTGCGCTCCACGAACTCGTCGTAGATCTTATCCTCCACAAAGGTGCGAGAGCCGGCACAGCAGCACTGGCCCATGTTGAAGAAGAGGCCGAATTGGGCCGTCTCTACGAATAGAGTCAGAAAGGATAATGTTGGGGAACTTTCCGCCCAACTCCAGGGTCACGCGCTTCAGGTTCGTGTGGCCGGATGCCAGTTGGATGAGCCACATTGACTGCTCAGCTGGCTTTAGGAAGATGGTGTTGCCGGTAGCCAGTGTGGGTCTTCTCTGTGGTCGGACTGTTGCTGAATAGGATTCAAAAATTTACCGCTAGGCAGATTTTGAgaataaaaacacattttattcttttttcaaTAGAGGGGAAACACTTTAAAACACATATACAGACTTTCGGAACTATTGTGGAAGTACGAGAAAAGAACAATCTCTTCAgttaatttatataaaacgGCTTTCACACGGTACAAACGATAAGAAAAGCGATTTtggaaaacattttggcaAATACTGCGCACCTGGCCAGGCCAACACTCTAACatacatattaacatattACACACTAGATCTGCAGGTTGCGCATGCCGCCGTTGATGCCGCCCTGCTCCACAGTCCAGATGACCAGCTGGCCATCCACGCCCGAGGTGGACACCTTGCTTGCGCTGGATTTGTCCCCAGCATAGATGCGCACACTGGTGATGGCGTTCTGGTGGATGGAGTCCACCACAGTGTCCGTGTTCTCCGTGCGCATGTTGCGGTCCATCGACTGGAAGATGCGCATGGCAGTAATTCCGCTGGACTCCCGCTTCTGCGACTTGTCCAGCTTGCCGCTCAGCACCAGTTTGTTGTCCGCCGTGAGGCTATACAGGAGCGGCACACAGCTATAGCCAGCCACAACGACGGAGTTGGGCGAGACCCATTCGCAGGACAGGAAGGGGAGGTAGCCGGTGCGGAGGCGTATGACGGTGTTGCCATTGGTGGCATCTGCAATGCTCACGCAGCTGTCGTGTCCTACCCAGCAGACCTTGTTGCCGTCGCTGGAGAAGCTCACATTGTTGATCCAGCCTCCGCCGGAGGTGAGAGAGTTCTTAAACTCGGCCATCAGTTGGCCCAGGGGCTTTCGGTTACCCCagggcgtgggtgtgggcgcTTCCTCGACATCCTTAATGAAGGCCGAAAATACGCGCACCTTGTAGTCCGTGGATCCAGCCACCAGCAGAACGTTGTTCGGATGCCAGTCGAGGGACGTCACGGTGGAACGAATCGGCTTTTTGATGTGCTTGGACACCCACCAGTCGTTCTCCGACTCGAAGTAGCAGACCGAGATTAGGCGAGCCCCAGAGCCAACGGCGAACTTGTTCTCCGCCGGCGACCACTTGACGCATGTGGCGGCGCGATTGATTCGAAGCAGCACCAACGTAGGCTTCCACTTGCCGTCCTCGCCCTGGGTCCACACATAGGCATTCCGGTCGGCTGCGCAGCTCACGATGCGATTGGTGTTTTTGGCCCAATCAATGCCCATGACCCGCAAATCGTGCTGATTCAGTACGTCGGCCAACTTCCAGTCGTTGCCATCGCGGCTGTATATATGGATCTCATGGTTGTTGGGCGATAAGGCAATCTCTGTGGGGAAGCAATGAGTCATGAATGAGTAAGCTCCAAATGCCCAACCGTCGGTCGGCAGCAAACTTACGCGTCCGGTCCTTGTTCCAGGCGTGGCATGTTATTGAGGCCAGGGAGGTGCCAAAGGTGAATGTCTCGGCCATTGTTGAGGAATAAATGCACGCAACGCAAGATCCAACCACACACGTAGTTTTGATTCGCCGGAGTTTGATGACCGAGTtagggaacggaacggaaccgaGTGGGCGTTGTTTCTGCTTGGGCGCTTCTCTCTAGTTTTAATCGCGGACTCTGGGCCGTCTACACGATTAATCTAGCCTTGGAAAGAAGGAGAACTGCAAATTTCCTGCCGAAATAAACACAAACGTATTGAAAAACCTTTCCAAAATGCAAAGTGCAGAAATTAATCACCCGAATAGAGCTGCAAAAATATCGACACACTCTGCCCTCGATGTCTCGAACAGGGCTGCCGATCTAGCTATTTctgatggttttttttttggaggcCATCTCGGGAAAATTTTGCGAATTTCGGGAATCGGGAATTGTTGATTTCTTAGAAATGCTTTTTTAATGTGTGAAGAGTATGAAAATGTGGCAGATTCATCATTATTTTTTACCGATATTTGCCCATACCAGGTAATTTAGAGATTCTAAAACAGGCCGACTTTGCTAAGCTAACAAAATCTTGTGTGCTAAAAACTATTATTTTCCGTGAAAAGATATTCCAATTTGTATTCAAACATATAGGTATGGCTTGCGGAGACTTGAAAAATGCAGCTTAGAACACGAAAAGactaataattatatattcaTGTGGTACGACTGCGAATGTGAAGCTAATTCCGCAGGGCTAGATGAGTTAATGGAAATAAGGTAAAAGGCATATTCAATATCACTCTAATACAAAAGGTTTAAAACCATTaattatgttttcttttttttttgttattttctgAATTGtttcagtttgtttttttccatGCTAAAACAGCTTTTTTCCTAATAATAAATTGGCATCACTGGTCTCAAACATGATTGCGGCCCACTATCGCTTGCATGCCGGCGCAATCGGTTACAGTGCTGGAAAATACTCGCACTTTTGCGCGCTTTATCCCCGGCAGCTGTTTGTAAGCAAATcgcaaatggaaaatatctGCGCTGCGTTGGAGCCGCTGTTTCCCTGCCGGGAGGGAGCAATCAAAACACTGGGCGAGCTGATTGGCGACTCCCGGGAAGACTATCCTTCCGCCCTCTATCTGTTCGGGCACAGTGGGACGGGGAAAACAGCCCTGACCAGAACATTCCTCCGAGagtgcagcaggcagcaaggaGTTCGTATTGCCCAACTAAATGCCATCGAGTGCTATACCACAAAAATAATGCTGGAGAATATGCTGGACACACTAGCTCCGCGTCAGTGCACAGAGGAATCCGTTCGCGCCGACAACATGCTGGAGTTTGTGGAGCAACTGCGTCGTTGGCATGACCAGGGAGGGAGATCCCAGAGCTTCTTGATAGCCGTGGACAATGCTGAGCGCTTGCGAGACATGGATGCAAACGTTCTACCCGTTCTGCTGAGACTGCAGCAGCTGACCAGCCTCAATCTCTGTGTGATTCTCCTGTCCCAGATTCCCTTCGAAAAGTTTTATAACAAAACGGGTCTGACTGAAGTTATCAGCATCCATTTGGCCCAGTACAACAAGGCAGAGACCCAGCGTATTCTCGGCTCGGACTTTTTCCAGGTGCGAGGGCACCTCCTTGAGCAATTTTCAAAGGATGTCCAGCGCCTCGCGATCTGCGAAGCGGCCCTCACCGAGGACTTCTACAGCAACTACCTAAATCTCTTCCTCAGCGTCTTCTACAAGGCTTGCCGAGACGTGCCCGAGCTGCAGTTGACGGCCAGGAAATGTTTCTCCATTTACTTAGAGCCTGTGTTAGATGGCACGGTGGAGTCTACAGATGTCTCCCGGCTGTGGAGACACATTGCCGGACCCTTGAGATCCGCGCTCACCCAGATATACATGCGAACAGAAAAGCCTCCGGAAGAGCAGGAAGGATCGGCACCCATCGAGGATCAGAGCGTTCGCAAGCTGGCGCAGTCGCTCGAGTTGCCCTACTACGCCAAATATCTGCTTATTGCCGCATTCCTGGCCAGCCACAATTCCGCCAACCAGGACAAGCGACTGTTCGTCAAGCATCATGGAAAGCAGCGCAAGAGAATGCAGACGGTGAATGCCCGAGCCAAGGTTCGTTCATCCACACCCATCTATGCCCTTCTCAGTGTTTTCTTAACGGTCCAATAACCTTTTTTCCAGACTACGGAGAAGATGTCCACGACCCTGGGACCCAAATCCTTTACCATAGATCGCTTGTTGGCCATCTTCTACGCCATTCTTGAGGAAAAAGTGGGCCTCACCTGCAACCTGCTGTCCCAGATCTCCACATTGGTCCACCTCAAGCTTCTCAGCTTTGTCTCCGGCGAACAGAACATCATGGACGGCTCGGCCCGGCTCCAGTGCACGGTGGGCCTCGAGTTTGTGCTATACATCGGCAAGGTGGTCGGCTTCAACGTGCGCCAATATCTTTGCGATTTCATGTAGGGGGTTCAATTCTCAGTgtttaaatatattcaataaatagTCGGGTACATCGCTTATGTGTATGGTCTCCGCCAGCCTGGTGTCCCGGCTGCGCAGTTGCAGCAGTCCGTTTTGCAGAGTTTGCTCGCTCAAGAGGAGCGTATAAGGTACACCCAGCATATCTGATTTGTCTACATGTTCCGTCAATTGGGAAGCATCCTTACTTAGGGCATATCCCACTCCCTGGCACAGGCGCAGCCCTGCCCTCTGGAGGACGTCCTTTATGTGAAGGCAAAGGTCCCGCAAGTCTCCCGCCTGGGCTGGATCGACCTCCAGGCAGGCTATTCCACACTGATAGGGTGCCAGCATCCTGTTCAGCAGTAGGGATTGCGTCTCGCGCCCATGGTCACAGCCATCCAGAAGAAGAGCTGTCCGAGCGGAAGATTAACGATCCATTTAAAGAAATTTTATGGAGAATTCCAAGTGCTTACCGCAGGTGGCTGTTTCCAGTCCAATTACGGATCGTATGACAGCCGGCGGCAGGGACTGGTCCGTTCTCGCATCGGGCAGTCGGAAATCATCGCCGTGGAGCATCACCAGGCTCAGTTGCTCCACTGCCACTCTACCCTCTTTGCCGTAGCTGGATATGATGTCGATTCCTTGGCAGTCTTTGGCATCCGCCTCCTCCGGCAGTTCGTGGGGAACGATTCGGTACCGACTGGGGTTCGAGGAGTACCTCATCCACCAAATCTTGCTCTCGCGCTGCATATTATAGAAGTGCTCCAGGGCGCGATAGGGCTCCACCAAAAAGTCGGTAATCAAATGCGTAACAGGAGCCTTGTGCCTAAGGAAAGGATTGGGTTGGCAGGAGTAGGAGGTGCACAGATGCTTCAGGAGTGTGGGACATTTTGCCTTTCGGGGATGCTCTTGAACCAGCTGCTGGAAGTGGGAACGGAATAGTTCGGTGcgggaaaatgaaaaacgcTGGAGGTGCGTCGAGGAAACGGCTTCAGTGGAATGACTGGTGCCCAGATGAGCAGCCAGGGGCCGCAGACTTAGCCACTGTTGTTTCAGCAGATCGGCATAGGCGTGCCCGTGCGAAAGGAGTTCGACGTGGCTGTCGTCTAGGACGCGGAAGAAGCCAGCGGATTCCAAAGACCTGAAGCAGCGACTTAGACGACTCATTGTTCCAGCGGTATATTGCCAGGCGGCGAGACGTAGTAATCTTCGTCCGTCACCTTGGCGTTTCTCAGCAGCTCCACGCGACAGTCACCCTCCTTCACCTCGTCGTTGCGTAACTGGAGCTGCTGGTTCTCGAGCACGGTGTAAAGCGGCCGAACGTTCTCCGTATTGATGTGGGCTATCTTGTCCGCAAACTGGATGCTACTGTTGAGCGTGGCCAATGCCTGTTCGCTATCCAGATTCACCAGGGAGAGGCGCTCCAGTAATTGAATGGTTTTTGCATCAATCTCCACTCTGTTGGCGGTTGTCTCTGGAAAGACTGTGTCCACCGGCGTTTGTGGCACCTTCGTAGCGTACCGTAGCTCCTTGAAGTCCAATTTGGCAGTCTTAAAATTCGTTTTGGCTGC from Drosophila pseudoobscura strain MV-25-SWS-2005 chromosome 4, UCI_Dpse_MV25, whole genome shotgun sequence encodes the following:
- the LOC117183899 gene encoding uncharacterized protein, coding for MPLRGISCRAYWSIAIIVPRHWWHYVEATETSLSLNYWVPLKDDMDLALDEFLVNHIVESFVKGESEQTKQYLLNPNQLEDISSTPSELYAQFQQAVQNAESEEHKRKLWETDYLTQSKFRELLARVRLTVRHLEVMPKEEYKLLLESNSKRLQTETRTATESWPISSTLELLISSMCAPRTIAGMKREFFRRLYT
- the Arpc1 gene encoding actin-related protein 2/3 complex subunit 1A-B → MAETFTFGTSLASITCHAWNKDRTQIALSPNNHEIHIYSRDGNDWKLADVLNQHDLRVMGIDWAKNTNRIVSCAADRNAYVWTQGEDGKWKPTLVLLRINRAATCVKWSPAENKFAVGSGARLISVCYFESENDWWVSKHIKKPIRSTVTSLDWHPNNVLLVAGSTDYKVRVFSAFIKDVEEAPTPTPWGNRKPLGQLMAEFKNSLTSGGGWINNVSFSSDGNKVCWVGHDSCVSIADATNGNTVIRLRTGYLPFLSCEWVSPNSVVVAGYSCVPLLYSLTADNKLVLSGKLDKSQKRESSGITAMRIFQSMDRNMRTENTDTVVDSIHQNAITSVRIYAGDKSSASKVSTSGVDGQLVIWTVEQGGINGGMRNLQI
- the Orc5 gene encoding origin recognition complex subunit 5, encoding MIAAHYRLHAGAIGYSAGKYSHFCALYPRQLFVSKSQMENICAALEPLFPCREGAIKTLGELIGDSREDYPSALYLFGHSGTGKTALTRTFLRECSRQQGVRIAQLNAIECYTTKIMLENMLDTLAPRQCTEESVRADNMLEFVEQLRRWHDQGGRSQSFLIAVDNAERLRDMDANVLPVLLRLQQLTSLNLCVILLSQIPFEKFYNKTGLTEVISIHLAQYNKAETQRILGSDFFQVRGHLLEQFSKDVQRLAICEAALTEDFYSNYLNLFLSVFYKACRDVPELQLTARKCFSIYLEPVLDGTVESTDVSRLWRHIAGPLRSALTQIYMRTEKPPEEQEGSAPIEDQSVRKLAQSLELPYYAKYLLIAAFLASHNSANQDKRLFVKHHGKQRKRMQTVNARAKTTEKMSTTLGPKSFTIDRLLAIFYAILEEKVGLTCNLLSQISTLVHLKLLSFVSGEQNIMDGSARLQCTVGLEFVLYIGKVVGFNVRQYLCDFM
- the PolG2 gene encoding DNA polymerase subunit gamma-2, mitochondrial; protein product: MSRLSRCFRSLESAGFFRVLDDSHVELLSHGHAYADLLKQQWLSLRPLAAHLGTSHSTEAVSSTHLQRFSFSRTELFRSHFQQLVQEHPRKAKCPTLLKHLCTSYSCQPNPFLRHKAPVTHLITDFLVEPYRALEHFYNMQRESKIWWMRYSSNPSRYRIVPHELPEEADAKDCQGIDIISSYGKEGRVAVEQLSLVMLHGDDFRLPDARTDQSLPPAVIRSVIGLETATCALLLDGCDHGRETQSLLLNRMLAPYQCGIACLEVDPAQAGDLRDLCLHIKDVLQRAGLRLCQGVGYALSKDASQLTEHVDKSDMLGVPYTLLLSEQTLQNGLLQLRSRDTRLAETIHISDVPDYLLNIFKH
- the LOC6902718 gene encoding uncharacterized protein, whose translation is MVKNDAADTANLSGTMDGLATPEKELGYSLGIQADDAVKGVLVGFCCAVSWDRHCNSEWDKSGAEDAVKGVLVALVGCAASWERRNSEWDKSGAEDAVKCRQCRGGCPPWICLQ
- the GatC gene encoding glutamyl-tRNA(Gln) amidotransferase subunit C, mitochondrial, which gives rise to MLRVLSRRFYCKIAAKTNFKTAKLDFKELRYATKVPQTPVDTVFPETTANRVEIDAKTIQLLERLSLVNLDSEQALATLNSSIQFADKIAHINTENVRPLYTVLENQQLQLRNDEVKEGDCRVELLRNAKVTDEDYYVSPPGNIPLEQ